One region of Deltaproteobacteria bacterium genomic DNA includes:
- a CDS encoding DUF2905 domain-containing protein produces the protein MNPLPEFGKMLLILGILFVVTGLFLMLGPKIPLLGRLPGDFVIRRGNFTLYFPLATSILLSIVLTLIFSIFRK, from the coding sequence ATGAATCCCTTGCCTGAGTTCGGCAAGATGCTGCTGATCCTGGGGATACTGTTTGTAGTAACAGGACTGTTTCTGATGTTAGGCCCAAAGATTCCCCTTCTGGGCAGGCTGCCGGGAGATTTTGTAATCAGGCGGGGTAACTTCACCCTTTATTTTCCCCTGGCCACTTCTATACTTTTGAGTATAGTCCTTACCCTGATCTTCTCCATATTCCGTAAATGA